The Verrucomicrobiota bacterium genome window below encodes:
- the pdxA gene encoding 4-hydroxythreonine-4-phosphate dehydrogenase PdxA codes for RPLVIGDARRLREAGRIVNSKLEVNAINHPSEAQFRLGIADCIDLNLIPEGLPWGQLSPICGEAAYQYLARAVELAQAGEIDAICTAPLNKEALHAGGHRFPGHTEMLAHLTGTPEVSMMLSTPKLKVIHVTTHIGLIDAVAKIEPGLVERTIARAHDVLTRAGIARPRIGVCGINPHAGEHGLFGHGEEETKIEPAVRACQGRGWDVQGPLPADTLFFRAGRGDFDIVVAMYHDQGHGPVKVLGIEAGVNITVGLPVIRTSVDHGTAFDIAGTGKADERSLLVALQQAAELAPKKAAATPR; via the coding sequence CGCCCGCTGGTGATTGGCGATGCCCGTCGCCTCCGTGAGGCCGGCCGCATCGTCAATTCCAAGCTGGAGGTCAACGCGATCAACCATCCGTCCGAGGCGCAATTCAGGCTTGGCATTGCGGATTGCATCGACCTGAACCTCATCCCCGAAGGGCTCCCCTGGGGGCAGCTCTCACCGATCTGCGGCGAGGCCGCCTACCAGTACCTGGCCCGCGCCGTCGAGTTGGCCCAGGCCGGCGAAATTGACGCCATCTGCACGGCGCCGCTCAACAAAGAGGCCCTGCACGCGGGCGGTCACCGGTTTCCCGGACACACCGAAATGCTGGCTCACCTCACCGGAACGCCGGAGGTCTCGATGATGCTTTCAACGCCGAAGCTGAAAGTCATTCACGTGACCACCCACATCGGGCTGATCGATGCCGTCGCCAAGATCGAGCCCGGGCTGGTCGAGCGCACCATCGCGCGGGCGCACGACGTCTTGACTCGCGCCGGCATTGCGCGCCCGCGGATCGGCGTCTGCGGTATCAACCCGCACGCGGGCGAGCACGGCCTGTTCGGGCATGGGGAGGAAGAAACAAAAATCGAGCCGGCGGTGCGCGCCTGCCAGGGGCGAGGCTGGGACGTGCAGGGACCGCTGCCGGCCGATACCCTGTTCTTTCGCGCGGGCCGTGGCGACTTTGATATCGTGGTCGCGATGTACCACGATCAGGGGCACGGGCCGGTGAAGGTGCTTGGCATCGAGGCGGGGGTCAACATTACCGTCGGTCTGCCGGTTATACGAACCTCCGTCGATCACGGCACCGCCTTCGACATCGCGGGCACCGGGAAAGCCGACGAGCGGAGCCTGCTGGTCGCGCTGCAGCAGGCGGCGGAACTCGCGCCAAAGAAAGCTGCCGCGACGCCACGTTGA